A single Nicotiana tabacum cultivar K326 chromosome 5, ASM71507v2, whole genome shotgun sequence DNA region contains:
- the LOC107795599 gene encoding ubiquitin-conjugating enzyme E2 10, which translates to MASKRILKELKDLQKDPPTSCSAGPVAEDMFHWQATLMGPSDSPYAGGVFLVTIHFPPDYPFKPPKVAFRTKVFHPNINSNGSICLDILKEQWSPALTISKVLLSICSLLTDPNPDDPLVPEIAHMYKTDKSKYEATARSWTQKYAMG; encoded by the exons ATGGCATCCAAGCGGATTCTGAAAGAGCTCAAGGATCTCCAGAAAGATCCTCCTACCTCTTGTAGCGCTG GCCCAGTTGCTGAAGATATGTTTCACTGGCAAGCAACACTTATGGGTCCATCCGACAGTCCTTACGCTGGCGGAGTGTTTCTTGTTACCATTCATTTCCCGCCTGATTATCCATTTAAGCCTCCAAAG GTAGCTTTTAGGACAAAGGTTTTTCACCCAAACATCAACAGCAATGGTAGCATTTGCCTCGACATTTTGAAGGAACAGTGGAGCCCGGCACTCACAATTTCCAAG GTGTTGCTTTCTATCTGTTCTCTTCTAACAGACCCTAATCCGGATGATCCTTTGGTGCCTGAGATTGCTCATATGTACAAAACTGATAAAAGCAAGTACGAAGCCACTGCTCGGAGCTGGACTCAAAAGTATGCTATGGGTTAG